The genomic region GAGGGGGGTCGGGGTCGCGTCCGGCGGCGCGGCGTGGTTCCGCGGAACCGCGCACGGATCAGAAGTGGCTGCGCACCCTAGCGACGGTCGGGCTCGGAGCCGACCAGGCCGGAACCGGCCTGCGCCGGCTGATCCGGGATCCCGACGGCTCCGGCGTCGACCGCGGTGCCCGCGGCGGCCTCGATCCCGGCCTCGGCCTCGGCCGGCGCGTCAGCCCCCGCGCGTACCGGGAAGGCCAGCGCCTCCATCTGCGCGCGACGGTCGGGCGGGATGACCGTCGGGCGGCCCTCGACGAGGTGGACCAGGATGCTGTCGCACAGGCCGAGGCAGACGCCGTCGCGGAACAGGCCGGCGCTGTGCACGAACGACGTCGTGCCGATCCGGCCGACCCCGCAGCCGACGACGTACGTCGCGGGATAGCGCGCCTCGGCCAGGTAGTGGATGGAGATGTTGGCGACGACGAAGGTGAAGTTGTCGAACGGCACCGGCCTGCCGCCGGTGAAGATCCGCCAGTCGAGCGTGATGCGGGCGTCCTCGTAGAAGGAGGCCAGCGCGACGTTGTTCAGGTGACCGTTGCCGTCGAGGTCACTGAACCGCGCCTGGACGGGGTGACTGAGCGGGTAGCTGGCGAGGCTGAGCCGCTCGGGATCGCGTCTGGGGTCCATCTCGCCACTGTGCACATCCGCGGCGTCGACGGGGCCGCGGTGCAAGCAATCTCTCATCGGCAGGCTCCCAGCGGCGGACTCATCCCGTCTGACCTGCGCCCGGCGGTCCTAGCCCGCGTCGTGCACCGGGACGCCGTCGATGATCGTCAGACGGACCTGGCCGGCGGACGGGTCACGCAGGGCCGCGCGCAGGGGCCGGCGCAGCAGGCAGAGATCGGCGCGCGCACCGGGGCGCACCCGGCGCGGGCGGGACGGGTCCGCGGGGTCGCCGAGGAACAGCGCCAGGGCCGCGGGGGCGTCGAGGCGTTCGTCGGCGCCCAGGACGATCCCGGCGGCGGTGCGCCGGGTCATCGCGGCGGCGACGGCCCGCCACGGGTCGGGATGACCGAACGGGGCGTCGGTACCGGCGGCGAGGCCGATGCCGGCGCGCACGAGGGAGGCGGCCGGGTACAGCGACGCCGGATCCTCGTCGGTGACGTCGACGAGGTAACGGTCG from Frankia alni ACN14a harbors:
- a CDS encoding acyl-CoA thioesterase, with amino-acid sequence MDPRRDPERLSLASYPLSHPVQARFSDLDGNGHLNNVALASFYEDARITLDWRIFTGGRPVPFDNFTFVVANISIHYLAEARYPATYVVGCGVGRIGTTSFVHSAGLFRDGVCLGLCDSILVHLVEGRPTVIPPDRRAQMEALAFPVRAGADAPAEAEAGIEAAAGTAVDAGAVGIPDQPAQAGSGLVGSEPDRR